In a single window of the Zea mays cultivar B73 chromosome 5, Zm-B73-REFERENCE-NAM-5.0, whole genome shotgun sequence genome:
- the LOC103627553 gene encoding uncharacterized protein, producing the protein MKAAAGGGGKESPAASLLRFALLLLLPVTVLYIFYTLHVILLSTHSCPPADPVTAKGTPSALAVSHLTNNYNLTSLTPPPPDVLTATTLQHVVFGIAASARLWEKRKEYIKIWWRPGGGMRGFVWMDRPVRPSSVPEGLPPIKVSSDTSRFPYTHRRGHRSAIRISRIVSETFRLGLPDVRWFVMGDDDTVFLPDNLLAVLSRLDHRQPYYIGSPSESHLQNIYFSYGMAFGGGGFAISQPLAARLERMQDACIRRYPSLYGSDDRIQACMAELGVPLTRHPGFHQYDVYGDLLGLLAAHPVAPLVSLHHLDVVRPLFPNARSRPAAVRRLFEGPVMLDSAGVMQQSICYDEARRWTVSVAWGFVVMVARGVISPREMETPARTFLNWYRRADYKSHAFNTRPLARNPCERPALYYLAAARRAVARGGETTVTRYQRWRRRGEARPVCRWKIPDPDSLLDSVLVVKKPDPALWDKSPRRNCCRVLSSPGTGKDGNKTMTIDVSVCEDWEINQL; encoded by the exons ATGAAGGCGGCCGCCGGAGGAGGCGGCAAGGAGAGCCCGGCGGCCTCCCTCCTCCGCTTCGCCCTCCTGCTCCTTCTCCCTGTCACCGTGCTCTACATCTTCTACACCCTCCACGTCATTCTCCTCTCAACCCACTCCTGCCCGCCGGCGGACCCCGTCACAGCCAAGGGCACGCCAAGCGCATTGGCCGTCTCTCATCTTACCAACAATTATAACCTTACATCATTAACGCCTCCGCCCCCCGATGTGCTCACGGCGACGACGCTGCAGCACGTAGTGTTCGGCATCGCGGCGTCGGCGCGCCTGTGGGAGAAGCGGAAGGAGTACATCAAGATCTGGTGGCGCCCTGGCGGGGGCATGCGCGGCTTCGTGTGGATGGACCGCCCCGTGCGGCCCTCCAGCGTGCCGGAGGGGCTGCCGCCCATCAAGGTCTCCTCGGACACCTCCCGCTTCCCCTACACGCACCGGCGCGGCCACCGGTCCGCCATCCGCATCTCCCGTATCGTCTCGGAGACCTTCCGCCTCGGCCTCCCCGACGTGCGGTGGTTCGTCATGGGCGACGACGACACCGTCTTCCTCCCCGACAACCTCCTCGCGGTGCTGAGCAGGCTGGACCACCGGCAGCCCTACTACATTGGCTCCCCCTCCgagagccacctgcagaacatctACTTCTCGTACGGGATGGCGTTCGGGGGCGGGGGCTTCGCCATCAGCCAGCCGCTGGCGGCGAGGCTGGAGCGGATGCAGGACGCGTGCATCCGGCGGTACCCGTCTCTGTACGGCAGCGACGACCGCATCCAGGCGTGCATGGCGGAGCTGGGCGTGCCGCTGACGAGGCACCCGGGGTTCCACCAGTACGACGTGTACGGGGACCTCCTGGGCCTCCTCGCAGCGCACCCCGTCGCGCCGCTCGTGTCGCTGCACCACCTCGACGTGGTGCGCCCGCTGTTCCCGAACGCGCGGTCCCGCCCCGCCGCGGTGCGGAGGCTGTTCGAAGGGCCCGTCATGCTGGACTCGGCGGGGGTGATGCAGCAGTCCATATGCTACGACGAGGCGAGGCGGTGGACGGTGTCGGTGGCGTGGGGGTTCGTGGTGATGGTGGCGAGGGGCGTGATCTCGCCGCGGGAGATGGAGACCCCCGCGCGGACGTTCCTCAACTGGTACCGACGCGCCGACTACAAGTCGCACGCCTTCAACACGCGGCCCCTGGCGCGCAACCCGTGCGAGCGGCCCGCGCTGTATTACCTGGCCGCCGCGCGCCGTGCGGTGGCGCGCGGCGGCGAGACCACTGTGACGAGGTAccagcggtggcggcggcggggcGAGGCACGCCCGGTTTGCCGGTGGAAGATCCCGGACCCCGACTCCCTGCTGGACAGCGTGCTCGTGGTTAAGAAGCCCGATCCCGCATTGTGGGACAAG TCTCCGAGACGGAATTGCTGCAGGGTGCTGTCGTCTCCCGGGACAGGGAAGGACGGCAACAAGACGATGACCATAGACGTTAGTGTATGTGAGGACTGGGAGATCAACCAACTGTAA
- the LOC100284526 gene encoding RING zinc finger protein-like, protein MGFPVGYSESEMLLPRVLLQVLLLLGHFHRFLLWAFHAVGLGDLIDLGCNYPPPSASTAQEMMEHQHQGRDDVASPLQHQRPEFRPVAAALIEEALPVVRFDELCGAACGGGDCAVCLGGIGGGDEVRRLGNCRHAFHRACLDRWMAHDQRTCPLCRAPLIPWAADADYDMSYPSPLPPTPLRRPHELLLLLTGLGGFQ, encoded by the coding sequence ATGGGCTTCCCCGTGGGGTACTCGGAGTCGGAGATGCTGCTCCCGCGCGTGCTGCTGCAGGTGCTCCTCCTCCTCGGCCACTTCCACCGCTTCCTCCTCTGGGCCTTCCACGCCGTGGGGCTCGGCGACCTGATCGACCTCGGCTGCAACTACCCGCCGCCCTCCGCGTCCACGGCGCAGGAGATGATGGAGCACCAGCACCAGGGGCGCGACGACGTGGCCTCCCCGCTGCAGCACCAGCGCCCGGAGTTCAGGCCCGTCGCGGCGGCGCTCATCGAGGAGGCGCTCCCCGTGGTGCGGTTCGACGAGCTGTGCGGCGCGGCGTGCGGGGGCGGCGACTGCGCGGTGTGCCTGGGCGGCATCGGCGGCGGCGACGAGGTGCGGCGGCTCGGCAACTGCCGCCACGCCTTCCACCGGGCCTGCCTGGACCGCTGGATGGCGCACGACCAGCGCACCTGCCCGCTCTGCCGCGCGCCGCTCATCCCATGGGCCGCCGACGCCGACTACGACATGTCCTATCCGTCTCCCCTGCCGCCCACGCCACTGCGGCGGCCTCacgagctgctgctgctgcttacCGGCCTGGGCGGCTTCCAGTGA